Proteins found in one Natronococcus occultus SP4 genomic segment:
- a CDS encoding PD-(D/E)XK nuclease family protein — protein sequence MPIRRAKDLDTLYTEVDDYDLVIVPDAPFASALNRRLDSPQFGSFAITPRRLAAGRRERAEDRLAFLEVVDRTDHDWQAVAYAVGNVIQCWEQQGRLDAILEYDAYVDTTTREVVDIMADLRTTSKQLTEYTVDDEQSVAVVGSDQLTTLERSILPDEFDRIDPFTAESFDYPEFHVFESATDIVTALVDTITAADAEHVAVVLDSGSEYSSLVESALEAADVPFYGGPGFVDDPHHRAFVRLLRLGFRGPETTVGDLRPVLSQLGIDVPIDHNEKRLESVDADGIDWVREFCASLDERTFADVLGAYATKAGIELSRFDDELRELGIGDNRVTSDGVDRLAYYLQTYDIPVDRTNEGVLLVDAKSSAYVDRPVVFHLGMGKDWTHSAPKRPWVDSQTQFERYIGNFQRLLQSGDDQYYLVQDTVGGEPVTPCLYFSDLLEDDFGRFSDLETVDHRRRPRSGGSGFDREPIDVNRETVETISQSSLNSYVNSPREYFFSRLVDSPDRERFVEGTLFHDFAEFYVNHPDVVATADRSDLVDVMLEDVDPFITAADEPLRRRKYRIGLETIVAYLDEYGPESDETDFLTPTTGRGENCFAAYFGEPIDSPLTERWFEDESLGLKGKIDLVRTPDQLLDYKSGSKKRAATIVKRAAVDPPADTPNFQAALYLTYYRAIRPDEPLEITFFHFLETIDDVITGEAELDETLTTVTYYPFTFDEYVGSRDAYETLLDGYNDCQETFEDFGYSAYSDLMSQLTFPDTTEKAALRASEFAEEFTAAVDVGTSEDVDAEKGADQAIRALNGVRKRTFFCEDLDAFEAFVEERLEELNRRRVGEERFPVDGPAGEPNYRRIDNRDLLLEGESDD from the coding sequence GTGCCAATCCGACGAGCGAAAGATCTGGACACTCTCTACACCGAGGTCGACGACTACGACCTCGTTATCGTCCCCGACGCACCGTTCGCGAGTGCGCTCAACCGCCGCCTCGACAGCCCACAGTTCGGAAGCTTCGCCATCACGCCCCGGCGCCTCGCTGCTGGCCGGCGCGAACGGGCCGAAGACCGGCTCGCCTTTCTCGAGGTCGTCGACCGAACCGATCACGACTGGCAGGCAGTCGCCTACGCGGTCGGGAACGTCATCCAGTGCTGGGAACAGCAGGGACGGCTCGACGCCATCCTCGAGTACGATGCCTACGTCGATACGACTACCCGCGAAGTCGTCGATATCATGGCTGACCTGCGAACGACCTCCAAACAGCTCACCGAGTATACGGTCGACGACGAGCAGTCGGTCGCCGTCGTCGGCTCCGACCAGTTGACGACGCTCGAACGCAGTATTCTCCCGGACGAGTTCGACCGGATCGACCCGTTCACCGCGGAGTCGTTCGACTATCCCGAGTTCCACGTCTTCGAGTCGGCAACCGACATCGTCACCGCACTCGTTGACACTATCACCGCAGCGGACGCCGAACACGTCGCGGTCGTCCTCGACAGCGGGAGTGAGTACTCGTCGCTGGTCGAATCAGCGCTCGAGGCAGCCGACGTCCCCTTCTACGGCGGTCCTGGATTCGTCGACGATCCGCACCACAGAGCCTTCGTCCGACTCCTTCGACTCGGATTTCGCGGCCCCGAAACGACCGTCGGCGACCTCCGCCCAGTGCTCTCCCAGCTGGGAATCGACGTTCCGATCGACCACAACGAAAAACGACTCGAGTCGGTCGACGCCGACGGCATCGACTGGGTACGGGAGTTCTGTGCCTCGCTCGACGAGCGAACGTTTGCCGACGTCCTCGGTGCGTACGCAACGAAAGCGGGAATCGAGCTCTCGCGCTTCGATGACGAACTGCGGGAGCTCGGAATCGGCGATAACCGCGTAACCAGCGACGGCGTCGATCGACTGGCCTACTACCTGCAGACGTACGACATCCCGGTCGACAGAACGAACGAGGGTGTCCTTCTGGTCGATGCGAAATCCTCTGCCTACGTCGACCGACCGGTCGTCTTCCATCTCGGGATGGGGAAGGACTGGACTCACTCGGCCCCGAAACGTCCCTGGGTCGATTCCCAGACCCAGTTCGAGCGCTACATCGGCAACTTTCAGCGACTACTCCAGAGCGGCGACGACCAGTACTACCTCGTCCAGGACACCGTTGGAGGCGAGCCAGTGACACCGTGTCTCTACTTTAGCGACCTTCTCGAGGACGACTTCGGACGCTTCAGCGACCTCGAGACAGTCGACCATCGCCGGCGACCACGTTCCGGTGGCAGCGGCTTCGACCGCGAGCCGATCGACGTCAATCGGGAGACGGTCGAGACGATCAGCCAGTCGAGCCTGAACAGTTACGTCAACAGCCCACGGGAGTACTTCTTCAGCCGCCTCGTCGACTCGCCGGATCGGGAACGGTTCGTCGAGGGGACCCTCTTTCACGATTTCGCCGAGTTCTACGTCAACCATCCCGACGTCGTCGCTACAGCCGACCGCTCGGATCTCGTCGACGTCATGCTCGAGGACGTCGATCCGTTCATCACGGCTGCCGACGAGCCGCTTCGACGACGCAAGTACCGGATCGGACTGGAGACGATCGTAGCGTATCTGGACGAATACGGTCCCGAATCGGACGAGACCGACTTCCTCACGCCGACCACCGGCCGGGGAGAGAACTGCTTTGCGGCGTACTTCGGCGAGCCGATCGACTCCCCGCTGACGGAACGGTGGTTCGAGGACGAGTCGCTCGGCCTGAAGGGCAAGATCGATCTCGTCCGGACACCGGATCAGTTGCTCGATTACAAAAGCGGGAGCAAGAAACGGGCCGCCACGATCGTGAAGCGTGCGGCGGTCGACCCACCCGCGGACACGCCGAATTTCCAGGCGGCGCTGTATCTCACCTACTACCGGGCGATCCGTCCCGACGAACCGCTCGAGATCACGTTTTTCCACTTCCTGGAGACTATCGACGACGTCATCACTGGCGAAGCGGAGCTCGACGAGACACTGACGACCGTCACGTACTACCCGTTCACGTTCGACGAGTACGTCGGCTCCCGTGACGCCTACGAGACGCTGCTCGATGGCTACAACGACTGCCAGGAGACGTTCGAGGACTTCGGCTATTCGGCCTACAGTGACCTCATGAGCCAACTGACGTTCCCAGATACGACCGAGAAGGCAGCGTTGCGCGCATCCGAGTTCGCCGAGGAGTTCACGGCTGCCGTCGACGTGGGCACCTCCGAGGACGTCGACGCCGAGAAGGGAGCGGATCAGGCGATTCGAGCGCTGAACGGCGTTCGCAAGCGGACGTTCTTCTGCGAGGACCTCGATGCGTTCGAAGCGTTCGTCGAGGAACGGCTCGAGGAACTCAACCGTCGGCGAGTCGGCGAGGAACGGTTCCCCGTAGATGGCCCTGCCGGAGAGCCGAACTACCGGCGGATAGACAACCGCGATCTCCTCCTGGAAGGTGAGAGCGATGACTGA
- a CDS encoding asparaginase, which yields MPHVRVLSTGGTIASTDGADGATPSKDGDDLVAAVPGLEDVATIDVESVCDELSFHLSVSDVAALVEAVERADEDGVDGVVVTHGTDTMEESSYYVDMATDADVPVVFTGAQRPADWAGADGPANLLQAVRTAADDRFEDGAYVAFGNLVHAARWVTKARAGRPEAYASPDAGPVAELTADGLSLRREPGSESVSLPATEMTARVEMLPSGLDVDARQLERALEDGVDGLVLAASGIGNTTPALGDGVAEAVEAGVPVVVATRCYDGAVGARYGGPGGSRTVREHGTIPAGDLPPWKARIKLGLALSAFDDPEDARGAFEAQRGVVTTE from the coding sequence ATGCCACACGTACGCGTGTTGAGCACCGGTGGAACGATCGCGTCGACGGATGGGGCGGACGGGGCGACCCCCTCGAAAGACGGCGACGACCTCGTCGCAGCGGTTCCCGGTCTCGAGGACGTCGCGACGATCGACGTCGAGTCGGTCTGTGACGAACTCAGCTTCCACCTCTCGGTTTCGGACGTCGCCGCGCTCGTCGAGGCGGTCGAACGGGCCGACGAGGACGGCGTCGACGGCGTCGTCGTGACCCACGGTACCGACACGATGGAGGAGTCGTCGTACTACGTCGACATGGCGACCGACGCCGACGTGCCGGTCGTGTTCACCGGGGCGCAGCGACCCGCCGACTGGGCGGGAGCCGACGGGCCGGCGAACCTGCTGCAGGCGGTCCGGACCGCGGCCGACGACCGCTTCGAGGACGGCGCGTACGTCGCGTTCGGGAACCTCGTCCACGCCGCCAGATGGGTGACGAAGGCGCGGGCTGGACGGCCGGAGGCGTACGCCTCGCCCGACGCGGGACCGGTCGCGGAGCTCACAGCAGACGGGCTCTCGCTGCGCCGCGAGCCCGGCAGCGAGTCGGTCTCCCTGCCCGCGACCGAGATGACCGCGCGCGTCGAGATGCTGCCCAGCGGGCTCGACGTCGACGCCCGCCAGCTCGAGCGAGCCCTCGAGGACGGCGTCGATGGCCTGGTCCTCGCCGCGAGCGGCATCGGAAACACGACGCCGGCGCTCGGAGACGGCGTCGCGGAGGCAGTCGAGGCGGGCGTTCCCGTCGTCGTCGCGACGCGGTGTTACGACGGCGCCGTCGGCGCCCGGTACGGCGGGCCCGGCGGCAGCCGCACCGTTCGGGAACACGGCACGATTCCGGCGGGCGACCTCCCACCCTGGAAGGCTCGCATCAAACTCGGACTGGCGCTCTCGGCGTTCGACGACCCCGAGGACGCCCGCGGGGCCTTCGAGGCCCAGCGGGGCGTCGTCACGACGGAGTGA
- a CDS encoding cupin domain-containing protein — MGTSDPDGAEPTLETSFGERFVLDETDGESLRIETTLDPGVRRPLHSHPKQDERFLVHEGRLGLAVGSEEFVLEPGEEEGVAAGTPHTFWNASDGVLRMTTEHLPALRFADFLRAMVALDREDGLDADGMPANPLVGAALLHEYRDEMRPADIPAPVRRVVVPVLATVGNAFGYGVPDGSRSDADGVASSTSR; from the coding sequence ATGGGTACGTCCGATCCCGACGGCGCGGAACCGACACTCGAGACCAGCTTCGGGGAGCGGTTCGTTCTGGACGAGACCGACGGCGAGTCGCTGCGAATCGAGACGACCCTCGATCCCGGCGTGAGACGACCGCTCCACAGCCACCCGAAACAGGACGAGCGGTTCCTCGTCCACGAGGGACGACTGGGGCTGGCGGTCGGAAGCGAGGAGTTCGTACTCGAGCCCGGCGAGGAGGAGGGCGTCGCCGCCGGCACGCCCCACACCTTCTGGAACGCCAGCGACGGCGTCCTCCGGATGACGACCGAGCACCTCCCGGCGCTGCGGTTCGCGGACTTCCTCCGGGCGATGGTCGCGCTCGACCGCGAGGACGGACTCGACGCCGACGGGATGCCCGCCAACCCGCTGGTGGGTGCGGCGTTGCTCCACGAGTACCGGGACGAGATGCGTCCGGCGGACATCCCGGCTCCGGTCCGTCGCGTGGTCGTTCCGGTACTCGCGACGGTAGGGAACGCGTTCGGCTACGGAGTGCCCGACGGTTCGAGGTCGGACGCCGACGGCGTCGCCTCGAGCACCTCCCGGTGA
- a CDS encoding PadR family transcriptional regulator: MDDLTGFQRDLLYVIAGADKPSGQDIKAEIESYYSSEINHGRLYPNLDTLVNKELVEKGELDRRTNYYAITEDGEQAIRDRRDWEQQYADT, from the coding sequence ATGGACGACCTTACCGGCTTCCAGCGGGACCTGCTGTACGTGATCGCGGGCGCCGACAAACCGTCGGGCCAGGATATCAAGGCCGAGATCGAGAGCTACTACAGCTCCGAGATTAACCACGGACGGTTGTATCCGAACCTCGACACGCTCGTCAACAAGGAGCTGGTCGAGAAAGGTGAACTCGATCGGCGAACGAACTACTACGCCATCACCGAGGACGGCGAGCAAGCGATTCGGGATCGACGGGACTGGGAGCAACAGTACGCCGACACGTAA
- a CDS encoding MATE family efflux transporter has product MSRNSRDRSVDVVDGGLVWPLIVLSVPIVVTNLLMVGYNLADTYWVGRLGQAGVSALSFSWAIIFLVISFGIGFNVAGTVLVAQNKGAGNLDRIARVAGQTISVIFGLSVLVAVVGVVLAPTMLRFVGAEPGTLEYEYALAYTRTEFAGMPFIFAFFVFQSLLQGWGDTRTPLYLMSFSVALNVAIDPFFILGFQDNVLFAWFGLEALEAQLFTLTGFDGWAVQGAAFATILSRGLAAAIGVWLLLSGRVGIELSRGDFRPELETVKQLVTIGAPASVEVSTKAFSVTILTALVALAGPTAVAGYGIGTRVTSMVVLPALGLARGVETVVGQNLGAGQVERAERGVYAAAGLVAGAFLLFSGVVYVLADPIVGIFITGSGAAAVVAVGAEYLRIVSLSFVFLGTFYIVQGAFRGSGSTRTAMGFAIVGFIVLRPLLAYGLAEPLGLGATGVFVGDALTNVLVVVLAGLHFLRGTWTDSVVEPDADHGAEPHPDDRSPAATGPPEDQD; this is encoded by the coding sequence GTGAGCCGAAACAGTCGGGATCGATCGGTCGACGTCGTTGACGGCGGGCTGGTGTGGCCCCTGATCGTCCTCTCGGTACCGATCGTCGTCACCAATCTGCTGATGGTCGGGTACAACCTCGCCGACACCTACTGGGTCGGCCGGCTCGGCCAGGCTGGCGTCTCCGCGCTGTCGTTTTCCTGGGCGATCATCTTCCTGGTGATCAGCTTCGGGATCGGCTTCAACGTCGCGGGGACCGTCCTCGTCGCCCAGAACAAGGGTGCCGGCAACCTCGACCGGATCGCCCGGGTCGCCGGACAGACGATTTCGGTCATCTTCGGGCTCTCCGTGCTCGTCGCCGTCGTCGGCGTCGTCCTCGCGCCGACGATGCTGCGGTTCGTCGGCGCCGAGCCCGGAACCCTCGAGTACGAGTACGCGCTGGCGTACACTCGCACGGAGTTCGCCGGGATGCCGTTCATCTTCGCGTTTTTCGTCTTCCAGTCGCTGCTGCAGGGGTGGGGGGACACGCGGACGCCGCTGTATCTCATGAGCTTCAGCGTCGCGCTCAACGTCGCCATCGACCCGTTTTTCATCCTCGGCTTTCAGGACAACGTCCTCTTCGCGTGGTTCGGGCTCGAGGCGCTCGAAGCACAGCTGTTCACGCTGACGGGGTTCGATGGCTGGGCCGTCCAGGGGGCGGCGTTCGCGACGATCCTCTCGCGAGGACTCGCCGCGGCGATCGGAGTCTGGCTGTTGCTCTCGGGACGGGTCGGCATCGAGCTCTCGAGGGGCGACTTCCGGCCCGAACTCGAGACCGTCAAACAGCTCGTGACGATCGGCGCGCCCGCAAGCGTCGAGGTGAGCACGAAGGCGTTCAGTGTGACGATCCTGACCGCGCTGGTCGCGCTGGCCGGCCCCACGGCGGTCGCCGGCTACGGGATCGGCACGCGGGTGACGTCGATGGTCGTGTTGCCGGCGCTGGGGCTCGCCCGCGGCGTCGAGACGGTCGTCGGACAGAACCTCGGCGCGGGACAGGTCGAGCGCGCCGAGCGCGGCGTGTACGCCGCGGCGGGACTCGTCGCCGGCGCCTTCCTGCTTTTCAGCGGCGTCGTCTACGTCCTCGCCGATCCGATCGTCGGGATCTTCATCACGGGGTCGGGCGCGGCCGCGGTGGTGGCCGTCGGCGCCGAGTACCTGCGTATCGTCTCGCTGTCGTTCGTCTTCCTGGGCACCTTCTACATCGTCCAGGGCGCGTTCCGGGGCAGCGGCAGCACGCGAACCGCGATGGGGTTCGCGATCGTCGGCTTCATCGTTCTCCGACCGCTGCTGGCCTACGGGCTGGCCGAACCGCTCGGACTGGGTGCGACGGGCGTGTTCGTCGGCGACGCGCTGACGAACGTTCTCGTCGTCGTCCTGGCCGGACTTCACTTCCTCCGGGGAACCTGGACCGACAGCGTCGTCGAGCCCGACGCAGATCACGGAGCTGAGCCACACCCCGACGACCGATCGCCCGCCGCGACCGGGCCACCGGAGGATCAGGACTGA
- a CDS encoding carotenoid oxygenase family protein has product MTTPTLGFHSLTTELRDHRLPVEGTVPDWLSGTLIRNGPGRFDVGNRRVNHWFDGLAMLRRYAFEDGQVRYSNRFLRTGAYGAAIQGQLSGQFGTDTRGWRDLLGAAISPGPPEPTDNASVHVARIDGEYVALTEAPSRVAFDPETLETRGRFEFDDDLPEHVAAAHLVDDPVRDELVGFTTQFGLQPRYHLYRLPYGSRTRERIAAVDANGPAYVHDCSVTATHVVIVESPLVLSALRALDPFADGPIDMLEWQPERGTRVLVVDRDTGELVADPTLDPVFTFHHVNAYVDGETVVLDLVEYPDGDIVGSMSLSELDGDDEGFPAVSDARLVRYRIDLRANAVERTPRYDGSVEMPRVARSVVGRHHRYAYGQATGRGGASGLVKVDCETGTAREWWKQGCYVEEPVPVRRPGGDAEDDGVVLATTLETNAERTLLLVFDAATLTLRARVALPHAEPFGFHGRFFENV; this is encoded by the coding sequence GTGACGACACCGACGCTCGGATTCCACTCGCTGACGACCGAGCTCCGTGACCACCGCCTGCCGGTCGAGGGGACGGTTCCCGACTGGCTCTCCGGGACGCTGATCCGCAACGGCCCCGGTCGGTTCGATGTCGGCAACCGCCGCGTCAACCACTGGTTCGACGGGCTCGCGATGTTGCGTCGGTACGCCTTCGAGGACGGACAGGTTCGCTACTCGAACCGGTTTCTCCGCACCGGCGCGTACGGAGCGGCGATACAGGGGCAGCTGTCCGGGCAGTTCGGGACGGACACGCGAGGATGGCGGGACCTTCTCGGGGCGGCGATTTCACCGGGACCACCCGAGCCGACCGACAACGCGAGCGTCCACGTCGCCCGGATCGACGGCGAGTACGTCGCTCTTACCGAGGCTCCCTCCCGGGTGGCCTTCGACCCCGAAACTCTGGAGACCCGCGGCCGCTTCGAGTTCGACGACGACCTCCCCGAACACGTCGCGGCCGCCCACCTCGTCGACGACCCCGTTCGCGACGAACTGGTCGGGTTCACCACGCAGTTCGGGCTGCAGCCCCGGTATCACCTCTACCGGCTTCCCTATGGGAGTCGAACGCGCGAACGCATCGCCGCCGTCGACGCGAACGGCCCGGCGTACGTCCACGACTGTAGCGTCACTGCTACCCACGTCGTCATCGTCGAATCGCCGCTCGTCCTCTCGGCGCTCCGAGCGCTCGATCCGTTCGCCGACGGCCCGATCGACATGCTCGAGTGGCAGCCCGAACGCGGCACCCGCGTCCTCGTCGTCGACCGCGACACCGGCGAGCTCGTGGCCGACCCGACGCTCGATCCGGTCTTCACCTTCCACCACGTCAACGCCTACGTCGACGGCGAAACGGTCGTCCTGGATCTGGTGGAGTATCCCGACGGCGATATCGTCGGATCGATGTCGCTGTCGGAGCTCGACGGCGATGACGAGGGGTTTCCGGCCGTCTCCGACGCCCGCCTGGTACGGTACCGAATCGATCTCCGCGCGAACGCGGTCGAACGGACGCCCCGGTACGACGGCAGCGTGGAGATGCCCCGCGTCGCTCGGTCCGTCGTCGGTCGCCACCACCGCTATGCGTACGGCCAGGCGACCGGTCGCGGCGGAGCCAGCGGGCTCGTCAAGGTCGACTGTGAAACTGGCACTGCCAGGGAGTGGTGGAAGCAGGGGTGCTACGTCGAGGAGCCGGTTCCCGTCCGGCGTCCCGGCGGCGACGCCGAGGACGACGGGGTCGTCCTGGCGACCACGCTAGAGACGAACGCCGAGCGAACGCTGTTGCTCGTCTTCGACGCGGCGACGCTGACGCTCCGGGCGCGGGTGGCGCTCCCTCACGCCGAGCCGTTCGGCTTTCATGGTCGATTCTTCGAGAACGTGTAG
- a CDS encoding HalOD1 output domain-containing protein: protein MTETLTETAEDVHERIVVGVATLEDVDPMALPPLFDAVDPDALEAIFADPERNTVRIGTIEFPYAGHTIRIECGDEPVVRID from the coding sequence ATGACTGAAACCCTGACGGAAACGGCTGAGGACGTCCACGAACGGATCGTCGTCGGCGTGGCCACGCTCGAAGACGTCGATCCGATGGCGCTGCCGCCGCTGTTCGACGCGGTCGATCCAGACGCGCTCGAGGCGATCTTTGCCGACCCCGAGCGGAACACGGTACGGATCGGGACTATCGAGTTTCCCTACGCCGGGCACACGATCCGTATCGAGTGTGGCGACGAGCCCGTCGTCAGGATCGACTGA
- a CDS encoding DUF7534 family protein has product MHSRTFSTFLSTTLLFSMVAVTIAAIVSPPDPFTLVLYALPLSVVGAVAAYLLTYRTGDVSSRDRA; this is encoded by the coding sequence ATGCATTCGAGGACGTTCTCGACGTTTCTGTCCACGACGCTGCTGTTCTCGATGGTCGCGGTTACGATCGCGGCGATCGTCTCGCCGCCCGATCCGTTCACACTGGTTCTGTACGCGCTCCCGTTGTCGGTCGTTGGGGCGGTGGCTGCCTACCTCCTGACGTACCGGACCGGCGACGTTTCGTCGCGGGACAGAGCGTGA
- a CDS encoding HTH domain-containing protein: MDQIDLTNSQRTTLTALVNEYQATDAAVSARVVAEETGRNAGTIRNQMQTLSALGLVESVAGPAGGYEPTDAAYSVLDRQQLDDAETVTLARDYDRVDATVDGIDFTNVHHPDLCRAQLHFQQSVRDLENGDPIVVGPSPVAALVVGGRVVTTDETDNVVIVDVEQLQAPIRKDDS, encoded by the coding sequence ATGGACCAGATCGATCTGACGAACAGCCAGCGGACGACGCTTACTGCACTCGTCAACGAGTATCAGGCGACCGACGCGGCCGTCAGCGCGAGGGTTGTCGCCGAGGAGACCGGGCGAAACGCCGGAACGATCCGCAACCAGATGCAGACGCTGTCCGCGCTCGGCCTGGTCGAGAGCGTCGCCGGACCTGCAGGCGGCTACGAGCCGACCGACGCTGCCTACAGCGTTCTCGATCGACAGCAGCTGGACGACGCCGAGACGGTCACCCTCGCTCGCGACTACGACCGCGTCGACGCGACGGTCGACGGGATCGACTTCACGAACGTCCACCACCCCGATCTGTGTCGGGCCCAGCTGCACTTCCAGCAGTCCGTTCGTGACCTCGAGAACGGGGATCCGATCGTGGTCGGTCCCTCCCCAGTCGCGGCGCTCGTCGTCGGCGGACGGGTCGTCACTACCGACGAAACGGACAACGTGGTAATCGTCGACGTCGAACAGCTGCAAGCGCCGATCCGAAAGGACGACTCGTAG